A single Ignavibacteriales bacterium DNA region contains:
- a CDS encoding alginate export family protein, translating into MKTLLIVFLLAAAMLHAQESPKTWEFNGDVQLRGELDGRDFYNTTYPSYVTTMRTRIGVTRTFGEKVTFFAQFQDSRTFGQGITTSAYLANVDMHQVYLRFNDVFALPLDIQAGRFKYSFGNERLFGNSDWGPIGRSYDGLLLSLDMPWKTDFIIANIHEVEKYVSNATPGSYVYPALRDSSVNMIAVTVKGKLNESNTLSLEGYYESDRKVPNGIDQQLARYTLGAEHNYMMKPFSTVVEFIYQGGTIGAKDVSAYLVSVSAAYSMGTSKFTPGIDLLSGTNPTELTKYNSFDAAFGTGHKFYGFMDYFTSIPANTGNLGLQDIFLNYDYAPENSPFLYSAAFHHLASAEESAAGESVFGQELDLTIRYTVTKGVNLFWGGSVFLPGELMKTRFAKGGSTELDPSFWSYLMIKAAL; encoded by the coding sequence CACAGGAATCCCCAAAAACCTGGGAGTTCAACGGAGACGTTCAACTGAGAGGAGAACTTGACGGCCGTGATTTCTATAATACAACCTACCCCTCATACGTTACAACCATGCGTACCCGCATTGGTGTAACAAGAACATTTGGCGAAAAAGTAACCTTCTTCGCACAGTTTCAGGATTCACGCACGTTCGGACAGGGAATAACAACGTCAGCCTATCTGGCAAATGTGGATATGCATCAGGTGTATCTCAGATTTAATGATGTGTTTGCGCTTCCGCTTGACATTCAGGCAGGAAGATTCAAGTATTCATTCGGCAACGAAAGACTGTTTGGCAACAGTGACTGGGGTCCGATCGGGCGCTCCTATGACGGGCTGCTGCTCAGTCTTGATATGCCATGGAAAACGGACTTCATCATTGCTAATATTCATGAAGTTGAGAAATATGTTTCCAACGCGACTCCCGGTTCGTATGTATATCCTGCACTGAGAGATTCCTCAGTAAACATGATTGCCGTAACGGTTAAAGGAAAACTGAATGAAAGCAATACTCTGAGTCTGGAAGGATATTATGAATCCGACAGGAAAGTACCTAACGGTATTGATCAGCAGTTAGCCAGATATACACTCGGAGCCGAGCATAATTATATGATGAAACCATTCAGCACGGTTGTCGAATTCATCTATCAGGGCGGTACCATCGGCGCTAAAGATGTATCTGCATATCTGGTATCGGTCTCCGCTGCGTATTCCATGGGTACTTCAAAGTTCACACCAGGTATTGATCTTCTTTCGGGGACAAATCCGACTGAACTTACCAAGTATAATTCTTTTGACGCGGCGTTCGGGACCGGACATAAATTTTACGGCTTTATGGATTATTTTACTTCAATTCCCGCAAATACCGGAAATCTCGGACTCCAGGATATTTTTCTGAACTACGATTATGCTCCTGAAAATTCTCCTTTTCTGTACAGCGCGGCGTTTCATCATCTTGCATCCGCTGAAGAAAGTGCAGCAGGAGAATCAGTATTCGGACAGGAACTTGATCTGACAATCAGGTACACAGTCACTAAGGGAGTAAATCTCTTTTGGGGCGGCTCAGTATTCCTGCCCGGTGAACTGATGAAAACCAGATTTGCCAAAGGGGGGAGTACGGAACTGGATCCCTCATTTTGGAGCTATTTGATGATAAAAGCAGCGCTTTAA